A genomic segment from Nematostella vectensis chromosome 6, jaNemVect1.1, whole genome shotgun sequence encodes:
- the LOC5519791 gene encoding degenerin deg-1 — protein MRESEQTAVQDFEYGENIDQDEQNESGFKDFLDNTTLHGARYLNEKHFLRKLIWALFLIAAFSVCGFQTFKCFSAYYERPFSTVMMKKRVPELDFPAITICNLNALSKNQYVKIQRMFKDNRTDDVIVKEIEELLNIMGSLHQGGNISREDQEYLQKFFDPAYELRTKILYDALINYSHQIEGILSMQWFGPCKWQGQPCNATNFTHIIDLKMGKCYTFKSNLKSSLVGPNNGLRLRLNLEESDHVRNAYVPMSGFKVVIHDRWEYPFPDEEGFALQPGSHAYCSIRQKKIINLPHPYETKCNKRSNYFSDHFNLPYSLSACIKQCLYDYGMEKCNCQPLFKFKENEEFCSVKDVFECIYPKFYGQALPDKVAKCANSCPEACSYTKYDAKLSYANAVGNAFSQSLPPVTSKGAKSESYKRLLNLTVEKREKYFRENVVSLDVYYEELSYDQIEQKPAFDDWALIGNIGGYLGLFLGMSLLTVAELCDFMMTSLLRFCKQKQKVFSGSTNR, from the exons ATGAGGGAGAGCGAACAAACTGCCGTACAAGACTTTGaatatggagaaaacatcgaCCAAGACGAGCAAAACGAATCCGGCTTCAAAGATTTCCTGGATAATACAACACTTCACGGTGCGAGGTACTTgaatgaaaaacattttctgcGTAAGTTAATTTGGGCGCTTTTTCTCATTGCTGCGTTTTCTGTATGCGGATTCCAGACTTTTAAATGCTTTTCAGCGTATTACGAGAGACCATTCTCAACAGTCATGATGAAAAAAAGAGTTCCAGAGTTAGACTTTCCGGCTATAACCATATGCAACCTGAACGCTTTGAGTAAGAATCAATATGTTAAAATTCAAAGAATGTTTAAAGACAACAGAACAGATGATGTAATTGTAAAGGAGATTGAGGAACTTTTGAATATAATGGGGTCCCTTCATCAAGGTGGTAACATATCAAGAGAAGACCAGGAATATTTACAGAAATTCTTCGACCCTGCGTATGAGCTGAGAACGAAAATTCTTTACGATGCGCTTATAAACTATTCACACCAAATTGAGGGAATCCTGTCCATGCAGTGGTTTGGTCCATGTAAATGGCAGGGTCAACCTTGTAATGCAACAAACTTCACTCACATTATAGACTTAAAGATGGGGAAGTGTTACACTTTTAAATCTAATCTGAAATCATCTCTTGTTGGGCCAAATAATGGCTTACGGCTCAGGTTGAATTTGGAGGAGAGCGATCATGTACGGAACGCGTACGTGCCGATGTCAGGGTTTAAGGTTGTTATACACGATAGATGGGAATATCCCTTTCCAGACGAAGAAGGTTTCGCACTTCAACCCGGTTCACATGCGTACTGTTCGATACGGCAGAAAAAG aTCATTAATCTACCGCACCCATATGAGACCAAATGCAATAAGAGAAGCAACTACTTCAGCGATCACTTCAACTTGCCTTACTCCCTTTCCGCCTGCATCAAGCAGTGTCTATACGACTACGGGATGGAAAAGTGCAATTGCCAACCGCTTTTCAAATTCAAAG AAAACGAAGAATTTTGTTCCGTCAAGGATGTATTTGAGTGCATTTATCCAAAATTCTATG GTCAAGCTCTTCCCGACAAAGTCGCCAAATGTGCAAATAGTTGTCCCGAGGCCTGTTCTTACACCAAGTACGATGCCAAGCTTTCCTACGCGAACGCGGTAGGGAATGCCTTTTCGCAGAGCCTGCCACCGGTCACTAGCAAGGGGGCCAAGTCTGAGTCGTACAAGCGCTTACTGAACCTGACAGTAGAGAAAAGAGAGAAGTATTTCCG GGAAAACGTCGTTTCTTTAGATGTGTATTACGAGGAGCTGAGTTATGACCAGATCGAGCAGAAACCAGCTTTTGACGACTGGGCCTTAATCG GTAATATAGGCGGTTATTTGGGGCTGTTCCTTGGGATGAGTTTGCTGACAGTAGCGGAGCTCTGTGACTtcatgatgacgtcacttctTCGTTTTTGCAAACAGAAACAGAAGGTGTTTAGCGGTAGCACAAACAGATga
- the LOC5519790 gene encoding protein O-GlcNAcase produces the protein MQTENLMSQIKSSIKKVRTLPYSKLKVRTKSKTNATMSGGLSESVNRPFSSGVVEGFYGRPWTFEQRKELFVRMRVLGMSTYLYAPKDDLKHRAKWRELYNLEESENLRMLISCAKENGVAFYYALSPGLDIIFSSAKDVQLLKKKMEQLQGLGCEAFSLLFDDIDPELKFPDENIFSHFGDAQVKLTNEMYHHLKCPKFLFCPTEYCATRAVPNVETSQYLSILGNKLESKIDIMWTGPKVISQHITPESIQTLSRVLKRKPVIWDNIHANDYDQRRVFLGPYHGRPVELYKHLNGILTNPNCEFESNFIAIHTLATWVRCAKGESAATVDEPMNLDPVTDKVNGEHMEEDPIDATIPDSPVTTNAKSADVKVDVKADEIAKEESPMETDNVVSLPYDPDLALKEAVLAWLLEFQKEKHPSPCPYAKSGPYSVSTTPPVQKQAPMCTGTNTTNSVSPVCTPSAYRTAKQNSRKRMNIAPSLENIRSIKEDIESLMDVAEVKPNIKVKVSTPLQVEDLMLLVDLFYLPYNHGIKARHFITEFKWLKAHAINEDNEDFKELTEEQQKTKLTEWKARAEDFHQQCQAVSDMFVRFSETPNRALLYDIYPYLWDIKESISLLDTFVTWLNSKSRLKKQRPNFYPEDPEPWVFRGGLCGELQRLLPVDSNTDMYSIRAPDVPTTCVYTIRPFQPEDEKSMYEICLSTCDDGEDGHDLFSNEPSMAGDRFVGPYISICPEHVFVVEDSEGVCGYAVSTPDAATFYNMYRQTWCPEVRKKYTRPSGNSSDWTYSEHIADEFHIPKVFLPDELYSKHKAKVRLDLLPRARDHFLAKRLMMCVLSALKSEGCTSVYSEINVNNSVMLELYCRLGFYEVMLKQVPEDHLIYGRNF, from the exons ATGCAGACCGAAAATTTGATGTCTCAAATCAAATCCTCCATCAAAAAGGTCCGGACCCTACCTTATTCAAAGCTGAAAGTTCGTACAAAGTCAAAAACAAATGCAACGATGAGTGGAGGCCTTTCAGAGAGTGTGAACCGTCCGTTTTCTAGCGGTGTTGTCGAAG GTTTTTATGGACGTCCATGGACTTTTGAGCAAAGGAAAGAGTTGTTTGTGAG AATGAGGGTTCTTGGCATGAGTACCTACTTATATGCCCCAAAAGATGATCTCAAGCACAGAGCAAAATGGAGAGAGCTCTACAACTTAGAAGAGTCAG AAAATCTGAGGATGTTGATCAGTTGTGCCAAAGAGAATGGAGTCGCATTCTACTATGCACTATCTCCGGGGCTGGATATTATTTTTTCCAGTGCTAAAGATGTGCAACTTCTCAAGAAGAAGATGGAGCAG CTCCAAGGGCTAGGCTGTGAGGCCTTCTCACTTCTCTTTGATGACATCGACCCTGAGTTGAAGTTCCCTGATGAAAATATCTTCAGCCACTTTGGTGACGCCCAGGTCAAGCTGACAAATGAGATGTACCATCACCTCAAGTGTCCCAAATTTCTTTTCTGCCCAACAG AATACTGTGCCACTCGTGCGGTTCCAAATGTAGAAACCTCGCAATACCTTAGCATTCTTGGGAACAAGCTGGAGTCCAAAATTGACATTATGTGGACAG GTCCAAAGGTGATCTCCCAACACATTACTCCAGAGTCTATTCAAACCTTAAGTCGCGTCTTGAAGAGAAAACCTGTCATCTGGGATAACATCCATGCCAACGATTATGACCAACGCCGTGTGTTTCTTGGGCCCTATCATGGTCGTCCTGTTGAACTTTACAAACACCTCAATGGTATCCTCACTAATCCTAACTGCGAGTTTGAAAGCAATTTTATAGCCATCCACACGCTTGCCACCTGGGTAAGGTGTGCAAAAGGAGAGAGTGCTGCTACTGTAGATGAACCAATGAACTTGGATCCTGTTACAGACAAAGTCAATGGAGAGCACATGGAAGAAGATCCAATTGATGCAACTATTCCTGACAGCCCAGTTACTACTAACGCTAAGTCTGCTGATGTCAAAGTTGATGTCAAAGCTGATGAGATTGCTAAAGAGGAGTCACCAATGGAGACTGACAATGTTGTCAGCTTGCCATATGACCCTGATCTGGCTTTAAAGGAGGCTGTTTTAGCATGGTTGTTGGAATTTCAGAAAGAAAAACACCCATCCCCATGTCCCTATGCTAAAAGTGGTCCCTATAGTGTGTCGACCACCCCTCCTGTCCAGAAGCAAGCACCCATGTGCACAGGGACCAACACTACCAACTCTGTTTCACCTGTTTGCACCCCGTCAGCATATAGAACAGCCAAACAGAACAGCAGGAAGAGGATGAATATTGCTCCCTCGTTAG AGAACATTCGCAGCATCAAAGAAGACATCGAATCACTGATGGATGTTGCTGAGGTGAAGCCTAACATTAAGGTTAAAGTGTCTACTCCCCTCCAGGTCGAGGATCTGATGCTTCTAGTAGACTTGTTCTATTTGCCATACAATCATGGCATCAAGGCAAGGCACTTCATCACTGAATTCAAGTGGCTCAAAGCTCATGCTATCAATGAGGACAATGAGGACTTCAAGGAGTTGACTGAGGAACAGCAAAAAACAAAG TTGACAGAGTGGAAAGCCAGGGCGGAGGATTTCCATCAGCAGTGCCAAGCAGTGTCAGACATGTTTGTGCGTTTCTCCGAGACACCCAACCGTGCCCTGCTGTATGATATCTACCCATACTTGTGGGACATCAAGGAGAGTATCTCCTTGCTTGATACCTTTGTCACTTGGCTGAATTCAAAGAGCAGGTTGAAGAAACAGAGGCCCAATTTCTATCCAGAAGACCCTGAGCCTTGGGTGTTCAGAGGGGGCTTGTGTGGCGAATTACAG AGACTTCTTCCTGTTGATAGCAATACAGATATGTACAGCATCAGAGCACCTGATGTCCCAACAACTTGTGTATACACCATTAGACCATTCCAGCCCGAAGATGAG AAATCCATGTATGAAATCTGCTTGTCCACCTGTGATGATGGAGAAGACGGGCATGACTTGTTTTCCAATGAACCTTCAATGGCTGGTGACAG ATTTGTGGGTCCATACATCAGCATATGTCCTGAGCATGTGTTTGTTGTGGAGGATTCAGAGGGCGTGTGTGGTTATGCAGTCTCCACACCAGATGCAGCAACTTTCTACAACATGTACAGACAAACCTGGTGCCCAGAG GTTAGGAAAAAGTATACCCGACCCAGTGGAAATTCTTCAGATTGGACATATTCAGAGCATATAGCTGATGAATTCCATATACCCAAAGTATTCCTTCCTGATGAGCTTTACTCTAAACACAAAGCTAAAGTCAGATTGGATCTGCTTCCCCGGGCAAGA GATCATTTCCTTGCAAAGCGATTGATGATGTGCGTGCTCTCTGCATTGAAATCCGAGGGATGTACTAGTGTGTACAGCGAGATCAATGTGAATAATTCAGTCATGTTGGAGCTTTACTGCAGATTAGGTTTCTATGAAGTCATGTTGAAACAGGTCCCAGAGGACCATCTTATATATGGGAGGAACTTTTAA
- the LOC5519872 gene encoding spermatogenesis-associated protein 24, whose translation MAATAATSEPSYMIVNKQLRDVVRAQETTIARLVAMCQSNKEDLVPREEYERLSRQLEDEKLEHMKTKAKLAGESEKLQFALGEVDILNKQLQREKTAFEKAFGSLKNKAQMKSQERDDLLNKCEEMEVICHKQDDVLTAKESKIKDLKMRLAKQKENHKKQLSDLEIQREQERYIVLNTLAKDENKVKRKKRVTFR comes from the exons atggcggctaccGCGGCTACCAGCGAGCCAAGTTACATGATAGTAAACAAACAACTTCGGGATGTTGTACGAGCCCAAGAGACGACCATTGCACGACTTGTAGCCATG TGTCAGTCAAACAAGGAGGACTTAGTCCCAAGAGAAGAATATGAGAGATTATCAAGACAACTCGAG GATGAAAAACTGGAACATATGAAGACTAAAGCAAAGCTTGCAGGCGAAAGTGAGAAACTGCAGTTTGCGCTGGGTGAGGTTGATATCCTTAATAAACAGCTACAGagagaaaagacagcatttgaAAAGGC GTTTggaagtttaaaaaataaagcacAGATGAAATCTCAAGAAAGGGATGACCTTTTGAATAAGTGTGAAG AGATGGAAGTTATTTGCCACAAGCAAGATGATGTACTGACAGCTAAAGAATCGAAAATCAAAGACCTGAAGATGAGACTTGCAAAGCAGAAAGAAAACCACAAAAAGCAGCTATCCGACCTTGAAATTCAGAGGGAGCAAGAGAGATATATTGTCCTCAATACTCTTGCAAAAGATGAAAACAAAGTGAAGAGGAAGAAACGAGTCACTTTTAGATAA
- the LOC5519871 gene encoding GPI ethanolamine phosphate transferase 1 produces MASEKAVSVILVVVFAGVLVHITYLASIFDIYFTSPLVHGMTPQKSSLDPPAKRLVLFVADGLRADKFFEQDENGLTRAPYLRHIIESQGCWGVSHTRVPTESRPGHVALIAGFYEDVSAVAKGWKENPVEFDSSFNETQFTWSWGSPDILPMFAKGATGDHVFTSMYPATEEDFADKDAAKLDSWVFDKVEEFFIEAKSNHSLFEKVSKGQIIFFLHLLGIDTNGHAHRPSSLEYLNNIAFVDKGIKKTVQLIDDFFGNDASTAFVLTSDHGMTNWGSHGAGHAHETLTPLVAWGAGIRGPITSDGTGSQDGLSSLWKLTHLQRNDVNQADIAPLMTSLIGVPYPLNSVGILPTAYLNNTPHYLAENLFTNAKQILAQYQVKETFRKDTSLIFRPFRALAGAQQLGMLRDIKSALRSKDYDQASQLSRHLMDLALEGLNYYQNYDRVFLNTTVTLGFVGWICCVILWIVQQHTDITKQATKSYQQISAFKKGKQHLLINTGCAGLGVLEILVLAYQTAPVMYYIYCMMPLFFWNHLAKQTDTITSIWRYICTNNLGKRLMATLIFGVLTIEILVLSFFHREVLCLGLGCFCIWVLLLTRACWSARLFWILSALGLAIFPLLPVVGREANYPLVILAGFLSIACFGMVLIYSCIVSPEFYQQAKKSARIIAIQTLAIAVAMYIVHSTSNSFKIKQGVPFANQTMSWIILFASFVFPLFSSKNLVLRLSSITLGFISVYLLMSTAYEGLFILTLSLQMSAWLVMEHKLSGGTLENLLTMNIGDTLASQRQPGWNFLKEGLDTSLTRPLSLDDLRGSYFFVFFIITAFFGTGNIASINSFDPASVYCFMTVFSPFLMGTLLLCKVVVPFVIVTCAFDAVHLVRQVPVYSLFLVVLVLTDAMGLHFLYLVQDYGSWLEIGTSISHYVIMMAFIIFLLLIFGLSRLLTGASIGLEFRKKQV; encoded by the exons ATGGCTTCCGAGAAGGCTGTTTCCGTCATTCTAGTTGTCGTATTTGCTGGAGTTCTAGTGCACATTACTTACCTAGCCTCTATATTCGACATTTATTTTACTTCTCCTCTAGTTCATGGCATGACGCCGCAGAAATCGTCCTTGGATCCGCCTGCGAAAAGGCTGGTGTTGTTTGTTGCGGATGGACTTCGGGCGGACAAGTTTTTCGAGCAGGACGAAAACGGACTTACAAGAGCTCCATATCTTCGCCATATTATAGAATCGCAAGGCTGCTGGGGCGTATCACACACGAGAGTTCCTACAGAGTCACGACCGGGGCATGTCGCACTGATCGCTGGGTTTTATGAAGATGTCAGTGCTGTGGCAAAAG GTTGGAAAGAAAACCCAGTTGAGTTTGACTCTTCATTTAATGAGACCCAATTCAcatggtcctggggaagtcCAGACATTCTTCCAATGTTTGCAAAGGGAGCAACAGGTGACCACGTCTTCACGTCTATGTACCCTGCTACAGAAGAGGACTTTGCTGACAAAGATGCTGCCAAACTAGACTCCTGGGTATTTGACAAAGTGGAGGAGTTTTTCATTGAAGCTAAGAGTAACCATTCACTTTTTGAGAAAGTCTCCAAAGGACAGAtcatattttttcttcatcttcttG GAATTGACACCAATGGTCATGCCCATCGCCCAAGTTCACTGGAATACCTGAACAACATTGCCTTTGTAGATAAAGGAATAAAAAAGACAGTTCAACTTATTGATGACTTCTTTGGCAATGATGCATCAACTGCATTTGTTCTCACATCTGATCACGGCATGACAAACTGGGGTTCACATGGTGCAGGCCATGCCCATGAAACACTTACACCCCTTGTTGCGTGGGGTGCAGGTATAAGGGGACCAATAACCTCAGATGGCACAGGTAGTCAGGATGGTTTGTCATCATTATGGAAACTGACTCATCTTCAAAGAAATGACGTTAACCAGGCTGATATTGCACCTCTGATGACATCATTAATTG GTGTTCCCTATCCTTTGAACTCTGTTGGTATCCTACCCACTGCCTATCTTAACAACACACCTCACTATCTTGCCGAGAACCTGTTCACAAATGCAAAGCAGATACTGGCCCAATACCAAGTTAAAGAGACCTTCAGGAAGGACACTTCTCTGATCTTCCGACCATTCAGAGCTCTTGCAG GAGCTCAACAACTTGGCATGCTTCGTGACATTAAGTCTGCGTTACGCTCAAAGGATTATGATCAGGCTTCACAACTTAGTCGTCATTTAATGGACTTGGCTTTGGAAGGCCTGAACTATTACCAGAACTATGATAGAGTGTTCCTAAATACAACTGTCACACTTGGATTTGTAGGGTGGATATGTTGTGTCATACTGTGGATTGTACAGCAACATACAGACATTACAAAACAAGCAACAAAAAGCTACCAACAGATTTCAGCCTTTAAGAAAGGAAAGCAACACTTGCTTATCAACACTGGCTGTGCTGGACTTGGGGTTTTAGAGATTCTTGTGCTGGCCTATCAGACAGCCCCAGTAATGTACTACATTTACTGCATGATGCCATTATTTTTCTGGAACCATCTTGCAAAACAAACAGATACTATAACATCCATTTGGAGATACATCTGTACAAACAATCTTGGCAAGCGACTTATGGCGACATTGATTTTTGGTGTACTAACAATAGAAATTCTAGTCTTAAGTTTTTTCCACCGAGAGGTTCTCTGCCTAGGACTTGGGTGTTTTTGTATCTGGGTATTGTTACTGACAAGGGCATGTTGGTCTGCAAGACTTTTTTGGATTCTCTCTGCTCTTGGCTTAGCAATTTTCCCATTACTCCCTGTTGTAGGACGAGAGGCTAATTATCCTTTGGTTATATTAGCAGGATTTCTCTCCATCGCATGCTTTGGAATGGTATTGATATACAGTTGCATCGTTAGTCCAGAGTTTTATCAACAAGCCAAGAAAAGTGCAAGGATTATAGCTATTCAAACCTTAGCGATAGCTGTTGCAATGTATATAGTCCATAGTACTTCGAACAGTTTCAAAATCAAGCAGGGGGTGCCTTTCGCTAACCAAACTATGAGTTGGATAATCTTATTTGCTTCGTTTGTGTTCCCATTGTTCAGCTCCAAAAACTTGGTATTGCGTTTGAGCAGCATCACCTTGGGGTTCATATCTGTCTATTTGCTTATGAGTACTGCCTATGAGGGGCTATTTATCCTCACTCTTTCCCTCCAAATGTCAGCTTGGCTTGTGATGGAACACAAGTTGTCTGGAGGAACATTAGAAAACTTACTGACAATGAATATTGGAGACACCCTAGCAAGCCAAAGACAGCCTGGATGGAACTTCCTCAAAGAAGGGCTTGACACCTCCCTTACAAGGCCTCTCTCTCTAGATGACCTGCGTGGTTCTTATTTCTTTGTGTTCTTCATTATCACTGCATTTTTTGGGACTGGAAACATTGCAAGTATCAACAGCTTCGACCCTGCAtctgtttattgttttatgaCAGTATTCTCACCATTCCTTATGGGTACTCTGTTACTGTGTAAAGTTGTGGTTCCGTTTGTGATTGTTACATGTGCATTTGATGCAGTTCATCTTGTACGGCAAGTCCCTGTTTATAGCCTTTTCCTAGTTGTGCTTGTGCTTACGGATGCAATGGGCTTACATTTCCTCTATTTGGTACAGGACTATGGGAGCTGGCTAGAGATAGGAACCAGTATTAGCCATTATGTTATCATGATGgcatttattatatttctgcTTCTGATATTTGGATTGTCAAGACTTCTCACAGGTGCATCCATAGGACTAGAGTTTAGAAAGAAGCAGGTGTAA
- the LOC5519873 gene encoding potassium voltage-gated channel subfamily A member 2 isoform X2, producing the protein MVTLGVLMLLVFFSTIIYYVEQMSSDTQFESIPDAMWYAAVTITSLGYGDMVPSTMLGKLCGVATILTGFLGSSLLIPIVQMKFGNISKG; encoded by the exons ATGGTTACACTCGGCGTTCTCATGCTATTGGTATTCTTTTCCACGATTATTTATTATGTGGAGCAGATGAGCAGCGACACGCAGTTTGAGAGTATTCCCGACGCCATGTGGTACGCTGCGGTCACCATCACTAGCCTTGG GTATGGTGACATGGTGCCGTCCACGATGCTGGGAAAGCTGTGTGGGGTGGCTACCATCTTGACGGGATTCCTGGGAAGCAGTCTGCTCATACCCATCGTGCAGATGAAG TTTGGCAACATCTCAAAGGGTTAG
- the LOC5519873 gene encoding potassium voltage-gated channel protein Shal isoform X1, translating to MRLWLYSRQIADTSRQQTIDCESTRDAFNMRHSITALDPVSGNLANTSVKSTSKRTADNNSFFGPQRRKRIALNVGGRVFVVRTHLLDRFPNSLLGSLQIGQFYDKNKQEFFFDRDPDVFRYILNYLRSGRLHVSDEECFNSLLDELEFFHIPTEDILQDTCCQEYYGKNCEEVLCKHCEKNTEGKSLTESISSKAFYVKRNREKIWSFLTEPETSFSALIYFYIISLVTMLNALLVVAETNNCEVNRKCGEIHEDVFFTIDAFCVAVFTADYGARLATAKQRLHFARAGMNIIDVLALLPFYLTLILNYAFNIHQDYSFLTILRLFRVFRIIRLTKRSERLRAIASIATSTGLTDYVMVTLGVLMLLVFFSTIIYYVEQMSSDTQFESIPDAMWYAAVTITSLGYGDMVPSTMLGKLCGVATILTGFLGSSLLIPIVQMKFGNISKG from the exons ATGCGCTTGTGGCTATATTCACGGCAGATCGCCGATACATCTCGACAACAGACTATAGACTGCGAGTCCACAAGGGATGCATTTAATATGCGTCATTCAATAACTGCGCTAGATCCAGTGTCTGGTAACTTGGCTAACACCTCCGTGAAGTCGACTTCTAAACGCACTGCAGATAACAATTCATTTTTCGGCCCACAGCGAAGGAAAAGGATAGCGTTAAACGTCGGTGGCAGGGTTTTTGTGGTACGGACACATCTTCTTGACAGATTTCCAAACTCTTTACTCGGAAGCTTACAGATTGGTCAATTTtacgataaaaataaacaggaGTTCTTCTTTGACAGGGATCCGGATGTTTTTCGCTACATATTGAACTATTTGCGGAGCGGCCGACTTCACGTTTCGGACGAGGAATGCTTTAATAGTTTATTAGATGAGCTAGAGTTTTTTCACATCCCCACTGAGGACATTTTGCAGGATACCTGTTGTCAGGAGTATTACGGAAAAAACTGTGAAGAAGTGCTCTGCAAACATTGCGAAAAAAACACCGAGGGGAAATCCCTGACGGAGTCAATAAGTTCCAAGGCGTTCTACGTCAAAAGGAATCGGGAGAAAATTTGGTCTTTTTTGACAGAGCCGGAAACTTCATTTAGCGCGCTAATCTACTTTTATATAATTTCTCTTGTTACTATGTTAAACGCACTGCTGGTTGTTGCCGAAACAAACAATTGCGAAGTCAATCGTAAGTGCGGGGAGATCCACGAAGATGTGTTTTTCACAATTGACGCTTTTTGCGTCGCAGTTTTCACAGCTGACTATGGCGCGCGTTTGGCAACCGCCAAACAACGTCTTCATTTCGCGCGGGCTGGTATGAATATTATCGACGTATTGGCTTTACTTCCATTCTATCTGACACTAATCCTAAATTATGCGTTCAACATTCATCAGGATTACTCCTTTTTGACTATCCTAAGACTCTTTAGGGTGTTTCGTATCATTAGGTTGACGAAACGCTCGGAGCGTTTGCGCGCCATTGCGTCCATCGCCACAAGCACTGGACTTACAGATTATGTCATGGTTACACTCGGCGTTCTCATGCTATTGGTATTCTTTTCCACGATTATTTATTATGTGGAGCAGATGAGCAGCGACACGCAGTTTGAGAGTATTCCCGACGCCATGTGGTACGCTGCGGTCACCATCACTAGCCTTGG GTATGGTGACATGGTGCCGTCCACGATGCTGGGAAAGCTGTGTGGGGTGGCTACCATCTTGACGGGATTCCTGGGAAGCAGTCTGCTCATACCCATCGTGCAGATGAAG TTTGGCAACATCTCAAAGGGTTAG